Genomic window (Sediminispirochaeta smaragdinae DSM 11293):
TTTTGCCCTACGCCAGAGGGATCTTCGAGGTCATAAACAGATCGTACGCACAGCTCTACGGTGTGGTCGAATTAAATGATGAACAGATTGATGCGTATGTAAGACAGTATGTCGGCTTTGTAAACCCGGACTTCGTCAAAATCATTCTGAATGAAAAGGATGAGGTCATAGCCTTTGCCATTGCCATTCCCCGACTATCATCGACGCTGATCAAGCATAAAGGAAGGCTCTTTCCCTTCGGTGCCCTTGCGCTTCTGCATACCCTTCGTAAACCGACGGAACTTGTATTTTATCTTCTGGGGATCAGACCCGATTACCAGGTGAAGGGGCTTACCTCGATTCTCATGACTGAACTCTACAGGGAGTGCATCGATTACGGAATTACAAGAGTACAAACCTGCGGAGAGCTGGAAAACAATTCGAATATCGTCACTTTGATGAACAATTTTGAACACCGGCAGCATATACGCCGCCGGTGCTATATCAAAACATGGAAATAGCTTGGTAGGTACGATTATTTATCTTCACGCATATAGCTAACACCAAGAGCCGCAGGAGAACCGACCTTCCTGTTGTGAGTCTCCCACCAGGTCATTATAACGAGGACGATAACCGTTGCAAGATAAGGAGCCATGTTGAGGTAGGCAGCAGGGATGGTGGTACCCGAGGCCTGCAAACGAAACTGGACGGCATTGATGCCTCCGAAGATAATCGCTCCAAGTATCGCCCTTCCCGGATTCCACATGGAAAAAATAACCAAAGCAATGACAATCCATCCCCTTCCACCGGTGATATTTTCGGTCCAGCCAGGAGTATAGCTGAGTGAAAGATGAGCACCTCCAAGGCCTACCAGCATGCCTCCGAGTATGGTATACACGTAACGTATCTTCGAAACATTCACACCCATGGCGTCGGCAGTCTGAGGATTTTCTCCCACAGCCCTGAGATTCAATCCGTAGCGAGTCTTGTAAAGAAAAAACCAGGCGACGGGAATCAATAGGAAGACCACATAGGTGAGCAGATCCTGGTCGAAAACGGCTCCAATAATCGGAAGCCGAGAAAGGCCGGGAATGGCAATCGAATGGAAACGAGGAGCAACGAGTCCTGCAAGATAATACCCATTGCTCTCAGGACCAAGTCGCTGTCCCAAAAAACTTGCAAAGCCGCTGCCGAAGATGGTAATGGAGAGGCCGCTGACGACTTGATTTGCACGCATGGTTATGGAAAGAAAGGCATGCAGGGCGGCAAGGACCGCTCCCACACTCATGGCCGCGAAAACAGCAAGCAACAGGTTTCCGCTGTGATAAGAAACAGAGAAGGCCGTAACTGCCCCCATCAGCATCATTCCCTCAATTCCGAGGTTGAGGATCCCCGACCGCTCGGTATAGATTTCGCCGATGGTTGCGTAAACCAAGCTAGTTCCGGCCCTAAGGGTTATGGCAAGAATTGAAGTTACAAGAAGAATCATTATACCCCCTCCTTTTCCGGCTTTATCACTTTCAATCGATATTCGGTAAAGAGACTACCCGCCAGCATGGGGAAGAGAATCATCCCCTGGAGGACCAGGCCCATGGCAGAGGGAAGCCCCATAGTCATCTGAACCTGATCACCCCCAACCAAAAGTGCGGCCATGAGGAGCCCCACAAATAATGAAGCAATCGGGTTGAGTTGGCTCAGCCAGGCCACAATGATGGCGGTATAACCATAACCGATTGAAAGTCCCTGCTGGAGACGGTGACTGATCGCCGTCACTTCGCAGGCTCCCGCAAGCCCGGAAAGAGCCCCGGAAAGCAAGAGTGCCAGGAGGATATTCCTCCCGATACCGACGCCAAGACAGCGGGCAGCCTTTTGGTTCTTGCCGATCATCTTTAGTTCAAATCCCCAGCGAGTACGATTCATGACGACCCAAAGGAGGAGACCGATAATAATGGCAAACCAAAGACCGGCATGGGCCCGTCCGGAAAATCGAGGTAACCAGGCAGCCTCGGGAAACATTCTCGTACCGGGGAAGCCAAAGCCCTTCGGATCCCGCCACGGTCCATAGTATAAGCCCTCGGAAAAAAGGATCGCGACATAATTGAGCATCAAAGTGGTAAGGGTCTCATCCACCCCCAAACCGACCTTAAGCCCCGCAGGAATTCCCGCCCACAAGGCACCGGCAAGGGCCCCCACAATAATTGCCACAGGTAACAGAAGAGGAGCAGGCAGCCAGGAAGACCAGAACAGGGCAACCCATGCCGCTGCTACGCCACCGAAGGTCAGCTGCCCCTCGGCCCCGATATTCCAAAACCGAAGTCGGAATGCTATGGAGACCCCTAAACCGGTAAGCATAAGGGGAATCGCCTTGACCAATGTTTCGGTGAAATTACTCCAAGAACCAAAGGCACCGGCAAACATCCCTGCGTAGGTTTTCAGAGGATTGGTTCTGAAAATTATAAGAAGGATCCCGGTAAGAAAAAGACTGATGATAAACGACACAACCGGAACAAGAATAAGCGCCCGGCGGCTCATGAACTTTCTTTTTTCAAAAACCACTCTCATGGCGGCTACTCCTGTTCACATGTTGCGGCGGCGAGCTTCGCAGCCTCTTCTTCAACCTTGGAAAGAGGAACCCCGGCCATCATCAGACCGAGCGTTTCAGTATCCGCCTCCTCGGAAGAAACAATTCCCATTATCTGGCCTTCAAACAATACGGCAATCTTGTCGGCAACGGAGAGGAGTTCTTCGAGGTCTTCCGAAACCATGAGGACCCCTTTCCCTTTATCACGCTGGGCAACAATCTCGTTACGCACGGCCTCGGTCGCACCGACGTCAAGCCCACGACTGGGATAAGCTGCAACCAGAAGACCTCCGCAAGCATCAATTTCTCGGGCCAAAATGGTCTTTTGAATATTGCCGCCGGAGAGGAATTTCACATGGGTCTGTGGCGCGGGAGTCGAAATCTTGAAAAGGTCTATCATTTTCCGTGCCATCAGCAATATTCTTTTCGGATTAAGAAAACCACCCTTCAGAAGAGGGGGCTTACGGTATCCCTTCATGGCAAGGTTATTGGCGACACTCATATCACCCACGACTCCCATGGCGATGCGGTCGGAAGGAATATGGCTTACTCCCGCCTGAATCATGGCAAAGGGGCTACGTCCCGTCATGTCTCGTCCTTCAAGAAATACCTTTCCACCGGTAGACGAGTGAAGGCCGGTTATGACCTCCGTAAGCTCACGCTGACCGTTACCCGCGACACCCGCGATCCCCATGATCTCACCGGCCCGAACTTCCAAATTAATGCCCGTTAAAGCAGGAAGCCCCTTTTCGCCGTCGGCGCGGATATCCCGAAGTTCAAGAACGACCTCTCCGGGGCTATAATGTTTTTTTTCAATTCGGAAAAGAACCTCCCGACCAACCATGAGCCTTGCAAGCTCCTGAGGATTGGTTTCGGAGGTACGCTTCACCGTAACCAGCCGCCCCTTCTGAAGAACCCGTACCCAATCGGAAAAGTCAATCACCTCTTCCATCTTGTGTGTGATAAAAATGGCCGAACGCCCCTCACCGGTCATCTGTTGCAAGACACAGTTTAATTCATCCGACTCCTGAGGAGTGAGCACGGCAGTCGGCTCATCAAGGATAAGGATGGTTGCCCCCCGATAGATCTGCTTCAGGATCTCAACCCGCTGCTGCTCGCCAACCGAAAGCTGCCAAATATATGCAGCCGGATCAACTTTCATAGAATAGTGTTCGGAAATTTCATGAATCTTGCGATGGACACTCCGCATATCAGGGATCGCCGCGACACTCTTGAGACCAAGAATAATGTTCTCGGCAACGGTCATCGTATCTACCAGCATAAAATTCTGGTGTACCATCCCAATGCCCAAATCCATGGCATCCCTTGGGCTTTCGATATCAACACGCTTGCCGCGAATATAAATCTCACCTTCATCGGGGCGATAGAGTCCTGCAAGAACATTCATGAGTGAACTCTTTCCCGCTCCGTTTTCACCGAGAAGGGCAAGAACCTCTCCGCAGTAGAGTTCAAGATCAACATGGTCGTTTGCCACGACTCCGGGGAACCGCTTGGTTATTCCCTTCATCTCAAGGATAGGGACTTTCCCTACTTCGTCACTTCCCATCTCGTGCAACCTTTGAATATGGTATGAGAGGACCCGGCAAAAGCCGGGTCCGATGATTCGAACAATTGATTGGCTATATGCCGTTAATTACCGGTCTTCCCAAGAACACCGTCCACAAACACACTCATGTTGAGCATATCGGGATCACTCATCTTCTCACCGGCAGGTACCATCATACTCCCATCCTGGGCCTTGACAGGTCCCCAGAAAACATCCCATTCTCCGGCTTCGATCTTAGCGGTCTCTTCATCGACCAGGGATGTAACATCGTCGGTGACCTTTGGGCTGAACTCGGAAAGCTCAACAACGCCGTCTTTCAAGCCACCCCAGAAGGAGTGAGTCTTCCAGACACCAGCCATGGCCTGCTCTATGGTTTCGGCATAATAGGGTCCCCAATTCCACATGGGACTTACAAGAACAGAATCACCAACAAATTTACCCATATCGGAGTCGTAACCGATGGAAACCATTCCCCGTTCCTGGGCAGCCTTCTGAGGTTCGGTAGTATCCTGGTGCTGAGTAATCAAATCACAGCCATCGTCAAGCAATGCAACGGCGGCTTCCCGTTCTTTTACAGGGTCGTACCAGGTGTTGGTCCAAACGACCTTGACGGTAGCATTCGGATTAACCTTTCTTGCACCGATGGTAAAGGCATTGATTCCACGAATAACTTCGGGAATAGGGAAGGCTCCTACGTAACCGATTTTGCCACTCTTGGAACTCTTTCCGGCAACCAGTCCGGCAAGATAACGAGCCTGATACATTCGGCCGAAATAGGTCGACATGTTCTCAGCAGTTTTATAACCGGAGCAGTGCTCAAAATAGACATCAGGGAACTCCTGAGCAACCTCATACATGAAATCCATATAACCAAAGCTGGTGGCAAAGATCATGTCGTATCCCTTCTGAGCATACTGACGGATGATTCTTGCAGCATCAGGCCCTTCGGGCACATTTTCGATAAAGGTGGTTTCAACCTTATCCCCGAGCTGAGCCTCTACATATTTTCGTCCCCTTTCATGCTCATAGGTATAGCCGAGATCTCCCGGAACACCTATATAAACAAAAGCAGCCTTAAAGGGTTCGGCCTGTGTTTCCTGCGACTCCGCTGCGGGCACTTCGGCAACCGGCTCTTCCTTTTTCTGGCAGCCGGCAAAGAAAACCGACATAAGCACCAGCCCCACGGTCAGCGTGAGTAATACCTTTTTCATCTCCACTCTCCTTTTTTTATTGGAAATTTACAACATTGTACAACAGAACACGAAGGAGGCAAATAGTTTTCACAAAAAATAGTGTTCGGAATCGTGGTGGTACCGGAACAGCAACTACAATTTAGCACCAAGATAGCTGGCAAGGCGCAATAGATCGGCAAACACCCCTCCAGCCGTTACCTCAGGCCCTGCACCAGGCCCCTGAATAACAAGAGGCTGCTGACGATATC
Coding sequences:
- a CDS encoding ABC transporter permease: MRVVFEKRKFMSRRALILVPVVSFIISLFLTGILLIIFRTNPLKTYAGMFAGAFGSWSNFTETLVKAIPLMLTGLGVSIAFRLRFWNIGAEGQLTFGGVAAAWVALFWSSWLPAPLLLPVAIIVGALAGALWAGIPAGLKVGLGVDETLTTLMLNYVAILFSEGLYYGPWRDPKGFGFPGTRMFPEAAWLPRFSGRAHAGLWFAIIIGLLLWVVMNRTRWGFELKMIGKNQKAARCLGVGIGRNILLALLLSGALSGLAGACEVTAISHRLQQGLSIGYGYTAIIVAWLSQLNPIASLFVGLLMAALLVGGDQVQMTMGLPSAMGLVLQGMILFPMLAGSLFTEYRLKVIKPEKEGV
- a CDS encoding ABC transporter ATP-binding protein, whose translation is MGSDEVGKVPILEMKGITKRFPGVVANDHVDLELYCGEVLALLGENGAGKSSLMNVLAGLYRPDEGEIYIRGKRVDIESPRDAMDLGIGMVHQNFMLVDTMTVAENIILGLKSVAAIPDMRSVHRKIHEISEHYSMKVDPAAYIWQLSVGEQQRVEILKQIYRGATILILDEPTAVLTPQESDELNCVLQQMTGEGRSAIFITHKMEEVIDFSDWVRVLQKGRLVTVKRTSETNPQELARLMVGREVLFRIEKKHYSPGEVVLELRDIRADGEKGLPALTGINLEVRAGEIMGIAGVAGNGQRELTEVITGLHSSTGGKVFLEGRDMTGRSPFAMIQAGVSHIPSDRIAMGVVGDMSVANNLAMKGYRKPPLLKGGFLNPKRILLMARKMIDLFKISTPAPQTHVKFLSGGNIQKTILAREIDACGGLLVAAYPSRGLDVGATEAVRNEIVAQRDKGKGVLMVSEDLEELLSVADKIAVLFEGQIMGIVSSEEADTETLGLMMAGVPLSKVEEEAAKLAAATCEQE
- a CDS encoding BMP family ABC transporter substrate-binding protein, which encodes MKKVLLTLTVGLVLMSVFFAGCQKKEEPVAEVPAAESQETQAEPFKAAFVYIGVPGDLGYTYEHERGRKYVEAQLGDKVETTFIENVPEGPDAARIIRQYAQKGYDMIFATSFGYMDFMYEVAQEFPDVYFEHCSGYKTAENMSTYFGRMYQARYLAGLVAGKSSKSGKIGYVGAFPIPEVIRGINAFTIGARKVNPNATVKVVWTNTWYDPVKEREAAVALLDDGCDLITQHQDTTEPQKAAQERGMVSIGYDSDMGKFVGDSVLVSPMWNWGPYYAETIEQAMAGVWKTHSFWGGLKDGVVELSEFSPKVTDDVTSLVDEETAKIEAGEWDVFWGPVKAQDGSMMVPAGEKMSDPDMLNMSVFVDGVLGKTGN
- a CDS encoding ABC transporter permease, translating into MILLVTSILAITLRAGTSLVYATIGEIYTERSGILNLGIEGMMLMGAVTAFSVSYHSGNLLLAVFAAMSVGAVLAALHAFLSITMRANQVVSGLSITIFGSGFASFLGQRLGPESNGYYLAGLVAPRFHSIAIPGLSRLPIIGAVFDQDLLTYVVFLLIPVAWFFLYKTRYGLNLRAVGENPQTADAMGVNVSKIRYVYTILGGMLVGLGGAHLSLSYTPGWTENITGGRGWIVIALVIFSMWNPGRAILGAIIFGGINAVQFRLQASGTTIPAAYLNMAPYLATVIVLVIMTWWETHNRKVGSPAALGVSYMREDK